The genomic region GAACAAAGGTCAGCACGAATGCGGCCACTTGCAGACTCAGGGCGCCTACACCCAGCGCATAGCGGGTGGCGGTCCGGCGTTTGCGGACCAGCACGGCCAGCAGCGCCACGATCAGGACACCCTGCCAGAGCGAGTGCAGCAAGGCCCAGCCCAGCGCCGCCACCAGATTTTCGGGTAAAAGCAACAGATTGTTCATGTCCGGATTCGGTTAGGAAATGTTCATTAGTAATGTTGTTTACTGTTTTTTGCTCAGTTCGGCGATCAGCCGCTGAATTTCGTCGAGTTCTTCGGGCGAGGTTTTGGCGTTGCCGAGTGCCTGCATGACCAGCTGGGCCGCCGAGCCACGGAAGGTCGTTTCCACAAACCGGTTGAGGAGCGTCTGCCGGGTGGCTTCTTCGGCTACCGCCGCGGCGTACACGTGCGAACGGCTTTCTTCTTCCCGGCTCAGGAGGCCCTTTTCGTGCATGATCTGCATCAGCTTCAGGGTCGTCGTGTAGCCGGAATCCTTGGACCGGGCCAGTTCGTCGTGCACCTGCCGGACGGTCGACGGGCCACGCGACCAGAGGATCTGCAAGATTTCCAGTTCAGATTCTGTGGGCTTTGTCATGAATGATTAATTGGCTGAATGATTGATTGGTCGACTGGCTGACTCCGCTTTCGTCAAGGAGGCGGTTGATAGCGCCGGGGTTGCACGACCTACGAATTATTTCGTAACAAATATATACGAATGGCTTCGTAGATGTCAAGCATCAGCTACGAATTTTTTCGTAATTAACTTTTTTTAGGATTTCGACAAAAATGCAATATTTATAACTAATATTTTAGTTAATTGCTATGTCTCTTCTTGTCTCCTCATGAAACGGATTTTCACATGCCTTGTGGGGCTGTTACTAACCATTTCCGCAGCGGCGCAGCCTTTATGTCTTTCGCCAGAAGAACTGAAAACGCATCAGCGTCTTTTGGACAAGGCTTTTGCTCCCGAGACCAAACTTTTTCCGGATATCAGGGCGCGGCAGATGCAAATAGGCGGGATTTTCGCGCTCTCTCCCGAGGAAAGGCGGTTCAGACTGGCTCCTCAGAAATTTGAGGCGGATTTTAAGAAGCATTTACGGTCGATACAGAGTCTGAAGGAGACCAGATTGGCTTTTTCAATCCAGCTTTATTTGCATCCAGACGGACGGCCCGCTCACTTCTCCTGCCGACCGTCTGAGGCTAAACCCTCTGCCGAACAGGAAAAAGAAGTGCAGGCGGCCCTGTGTTTATGGCTGAAAACGTACCGATATCCGTTCGTGGCCAACCAGCCTTATCGGGTGATGGTATACGCCAGGACCAGTCCCGAGTCCGAACCGCCAGCGCACAAACAGAACCTGATCACGACTCTGGAGCAACTTCGGCAAACCTCCCGACCCGATACGGTTAAAAGAATTACGCTGGTACTGGAAGAACTCACGGAGGTTCCGGAGGAACTTTACCGGTTTACCAATGTTGAGGTGGTCAGTCTGGCCGGTAATAAACTAACGCAAATTCCGGAGGCTCTTTTTGCCCTGCCCCGTCTCAAACGCCTGGACCTGACCGGCAACCGATTAACCGAAAACAGCTTTACGATTCCGCCCGGCTCCGGGCTTACGTTCCTGAATCTTCAATACAACCAGTTGACGCGCGTACCGGCCTCGGTGGCCAACTGTCGCCACCTGACGAGCCTATGGCTCGGGCACAATAAACTGGTCGAAGTAAACACGGATGTGCTGCGTAAGCTGAAAAGGCTGGAAGACCTCAACCTCTACAGTGCCGGTCTGAACCAGTTACCGGCGGGCATCGGCAAACTGAAGCGGTTACAGATTCTGGATCTGTACTACAATAACCTGCGCGAACTGCCGGCTGCCATCTGTCGCCTGCGCCGCTTGCAGCAGCTGGCGGTTTCCGAAAACAAACTGGGCAATCTGCCGAAAAAGCTCCACCGGATGCGGCGGCTGGAGAAGATTTACGCCCACCACAACTTCCTGGCGAGTCTGCCCGAACGCCTGCACCGCTCCCGTCGGCTGCAATTGCTGGACATTGGCTACAACGCCTTCCGGCACGTTCCGGCGGTGGTTTCCCGAATCAAAACGCTGCACGAACTGGACATGGGCCACAACCGCCTGACCGAACTGCCCGCCAGCCTCGCCAACCTCCCGAACCTCGAAAAATGCTACGTCCGCGGCAATCCCCTCCCTGCCGAGCTTCCGGTGGTCCGGAAGCTGGAAGCGAGAAAGACGGAAGTGTTTCATTGAATGAATGACTGAATGATTGAATGACTGAACAGTTCCGCTAATCTTGGCACTGCGGAGCTATTCAGTCATTCAGCCATTCAATCATTCAGTCATTTCCCTTTCCTGCCAACTCCTGCTTGATGTCCTTGATCCGGTGGTTGAAGTCGAGGTTGTGGAAATCGACGTCGCGCTGGCAGATGGTTTCGAGGAATTCCATGACGGCGGGGTGGTGCGGAATGCGGCGGCCGTTGGCGACACTGACGTACTTGGAGGTGGTCCAGAGCACGTTCTTGAGCTGGGTGCCGGTGTCGTCGGTCATGATAAACTCGGTCACGATGGTGTCATCGTTGTAGAAAATAATCCTGGAGCGAATGCGAATCCATTCGCTGACCAGCGCCGGACGGATGTAGGCGATCTGGTGCTGGTACACCACCCAGCTCGTGCCAAATTCCCGGAACAACTGCCCGTAATCGAAACTGTACTGTTTGGAAACCTGGTCTTCGCGGGCGTTGAAGTAGTAATCAAAGTACTTGGCGTTGTTGAGGTGCTGCAGCGGATCGCAGTCCTGGAAACGAATGATCACCCGGGATTCAACTTCCGTGGGGTATGATTTTTCGGGGTCGCGTTTAAACATGAGGCAACAAATGCGTATTCCACGATAAGAATACGATCTTACATTAAACTTTTGGAGTCCTAGTTAATCAATAAATCAGTCGTTTCGTCGAAACTTCGTTCCCATTTCAGATTTTTTATCTTTGTATTTCAATTATTACTTTGTTATGTCCCATTCAAAACGAAAAACCAGTCTGTTGCCTTCTGTTCTCGGGTTCTTTGCCACCCTCTTTCTGCTGACCATCCAGACGGCGTTCGCGCCCAGCGACAACCCCGATGCGGTGGTAGGCACCTGGTTAAACGGCACCAAACGCGGTCATATCCAGATTTATAAGCAGGGTGAAAAATATTTCGGCAAAATCATCTGGCTGAAAGAACCCAACGACCCCTCCACCAACAAACCCAAACTCGACGCCAAAAATCCGAACGCCAGCCTGCGGGGACGGGCCCTGATGGGACTGAACGTGATGACCGGATTTGAGTTCGACGGCGGAAACGTCTGGGACGAAGGAAAAATCTACAACCCGGAGGACGGCAAGGAATACAGCTGCAAAATGACCCTGAAAGACCCCAATACGCTCGACGTCCGGGGCTACGTGGGCATTTCGCTCATCGGCAAAACCCAGACCTGGACCCGAATTAAATAAAGCGTTTTCGGTTTTCAGTTTTCTATGTAGAGTTTTGTAACGTTGGCGGGTTGAAACCAATAACCACACCAGAAAACTGAAAACCGAAAACAGAAAACACCGAATGACTTTAATTATTGGCGCCGGTCCCGCCGGACTGGCCATGGCGGGCCAGATGCGCCACGCCGGACTGCCGTTCACCCTTCTCGAACAAAGCGACGCCGTGGGTCATTCCTGGCGCAACCATTACGACCGGCTCCACCTGCACACCGTCCGGCAATACTCGGCCCTGCCGCATCTCCCCCTCCCCGACGACTATCCCGTTTATGTCTCCCGGCAGCAACTCGTTGATTACCTGGAGCTGTATTGTCAGCAGTTTGACATCCGGCCGGAATTCAACCAGTCCGTTCGCCGGATTTCCCGGACTGCGGACGGGGCATGGCTTGTTGAAACGGCCATCGACCGGTTTATGGCGGACCGGGTTGTGGTCGCTACCGGGTATAATCGCGTGCCGTTTCAGCCCACCTGGCCGGGGCAGGAGACATATTCCGGGACGCTGATGCATAGCCGGGACTACCGGAACGGAGCCGCTTTTGGGGGGAAGAATGTGCTGGTGATTGGCATGGGCAACACGGGCGCCGAACTGGCCCTCGACCTCTACGAGCACGGGGCCAACCCGTTTCTTTCGGTCCGGAGTCCGGTCAACATCGTCAAACGCGATGTTTTCGGGAAACCCGCCCAGCCGACGGCGATCTTTCTGAATAAATTCCCTAACTGGTTTTATGACCTCATGGCGGGTCTGTCGCAGCGGATTTCGGTCGGGGACCTGTCGCCCTACGGCCTTCGCAAACCGCCTTATCCGCCCTCCTACCAGATTCGCGAACTGGGCAAGATTCCCGTCATCGACCTCGGCACGCTCGACCAGATCAAAGCGGGCAACATTCACGTCGTGCCGGGCGTTGAACGCTTCACCGAACGGGGCGTCCGGCTCACGAACGGCGAAGACCTGGCCGTTGAGGCGGTTGTCGTTTCTACGGGCTACCGGCCGGGCCTCGGCGCGTTATTTCCGGAGGCTCTTCAGGAGCAGATTCTGAATGAAAAAGGCTACCCCAAAGCCCTCTGGTTCGCTAAGCCGGACCTTCAGGGTCTTTATTTCATCGGCTTTTCGACGCCGCTGACGGGCATTCTGTACAACATCGGCAAAGAGTCCGAGAAGCTCATCCGGCAGTTCCGGAGCTAGCCACCCATCGCGCCCGGAAGCCGGATTCAGGAAGCCGAAGCCGTTACGTTTCCAGCGCTCAGTTCCTTCACCGCCCGTTTCAGTTCCTCATGCCGCCGGTGGCGCTGCCACACGACCGGCGCGTAGACCCGCTCGTGGCAGTCGGCCAGGGAGCAGCGCTCGCAGGTTTCGTTGACGATGCGATGAATCAGTTTGTCGTCGTTCAGAAAGCGGACCAGCGCCCGGAGCTTGTCGTCGATGGCCAGACCAAGGGACACGCTGCTGTTGACGCCCGCTTTCGGCGGCGAGGGCTTGGCCAGCGTCAGCATCAGGTAACGGCTTTGCGAATCGAGGTACTCCGACACCTGTCCGCGCCCCAGCGGCTGGCCGTTCCAGATGCCCGCCTGCTGCATTTCGTCCAGTTCCATCAGGGCCGTCAGCGACACCCAGCGGCGGCAGTTGTGTTCGTTCACGGTCGCGTGCGGGTTGTGCAGCTTGGCCAGGTGCATTTCTTTGGAAAGCACAAACCGTTTTTCGCCGGTCCGGTGGTCGAAGCGCAGGAAAAACAGCTCGTTGATGCCAAAATGGCCCGGCAGGACGTTGCTGATGCGGTGGAGCAGAACTTCGGGAGTCACCGGGAAGAGGCCCAGAATGTCGGGCAGGGCGTGGTCGCTCCACTCAGTCCGGGCAAAAAAGCGGTTTAGTTGCTGCACCAGTTCCATCTTCGGAATCAGAATGGCCCCGGCAAAGTACGACGCCCGGAAATTGTTGAGTACCTGTTCAAACGATTCGGCTTCAATCACCGACGAAATCAGGGGCCGGTTCCGAATCTGCATGACCTCGTAGCCTAATTCCCGCGCCAGCGTAAAAATCACCTGCTCCGGCTCCATCCGGCTGTTGACCAGCAGGGTTCGGGAGTCCGGGAGCCAGAGCGATCGCAGCCCGGCCAGTGCCGGTCGTTCGCGTTCTTCGAACGGCTCGATGCGGTAGCCGAAGCGGTGGCTCAGCAGGTCCGTGAGTTGCCCCGCGGCCAGAGCCATTTCTTTGGATAAGGTATTTTCGGACAGAAAGTGATCCGCAACAGTCTCAATTTCTTCAAAATAATTGTCGTGCAGTTCCTGGTACGAACGCAGGGCCGA from Tellurirhabdus rosea harbors:
- a CDS encoding leucine-rich repeat domain-containing protein: MHPDGRPAHFSCRPSEAKPSAEQEKEVQAALCLWLKTYRYPFVANQPYRVMVYARTSPESEPPAHKQNLITTLEQLRQTSRPDTVKRITLVLEELTEVPEELYRFTNVEVVSLAGNKLTQIPEALFALPRLKRLDLTGNRLTENSFTIPPGSGLTFLNLQYNQLTRVPASVANCRHLTSLWLGHNKLVEVNTDVLRKLKRLEDLNLYSAGLNQLPAGIGKLKRLQILDLYYNNLRELPAAICRLRRLQQLAVSENKLGNLPKKLHRMRRLEKIYAHHNFLASLPERLHRSRRLQLLDIGYNAFRHVPAVVSRIKTLHELDMGHNRLTELPASLANLPNLEKCYVRGNPLPAELPVVRKLEARKTEVFH
- a CDS encoding helix-turn-helix domain-containing protein, whose protein sequence is MTTNAEKVRLIFGLKVKQLRQDKGIPAYELADRAGVSPSYLNEIEKGKKYPKQEKIFALAAALGTDYDTLVSMKLSKKLEPIAELLNSNILQEMPLDLFGLDAADLLELLSAAPSRVSAFISTIIEISRTHGMNVEQFYFSALRSYQELHDNYFEEIETVADHFLSENTLSKEMALAAGQLTDLLSHRFGYRIEPFEERERPALAGLRSLWLPDSRTLLVNSRMEPEQVIFTLARELGYEVMQIRNRPLISSVIEAESFEQVLNNFRASYFAGAILIPKMELVQQLNRFFARTEWSDHALPDILGLFPVTPEVLLHRISNVLPGHFGINELFFLRFDHRTGEKRFVLSKEMHLAKLHNPHATVNEHNCRRWVSLTALMELDEMQQAGIWNGQPLGRGQVSEYLDSQSRYLMLTLAKPSPPKAGVNSSVSLGLAIDDKLRALVRFLNDDKLIHRIVNETCERCSLADCHERVYAPVVWQRHRRHEELKRAVKELSAGNVTASAS
- a CDS encoding DUF2147 domain-containing protein, which encodes MSHSKRKTSLLPSVLGFFATLFLLTIQTAFAPSDNPDAVVGTWLNGTKRGHIQIYKQGEKYFGKIIWLKEPNDPSTNKPKLDAKNPNASLRGRALMGLNVMTGFEFDGGNVWDEGKIYNPEDGKEYSCKMTLKDPNTLDVRGYVGISLIGKTQTWTRIK
- a CDS encoding flavin-containing monooxygenase, which translates into the protein MTLIIGAGPAGLAMAGQMRHAGLPFTLLEQSDAVGHSWRNHYDRLHLHTVRQYSALPHLPLPDDYPVYVSRQQLVDYLELYCQQFDIRPEFNQSVRRISRTADGAWLVETAIDRFMADRVVVATGYNRVPFQPTWPGQETYSGTLMHSRDYRNGAAFGGKNVLVIGMGNTGAELALDLYEHGANPFLSVRSPVNIVKRDVFGKPAQPTAIFLNKFPNWFYDLMAGLSQRISVGDLSPYGLRKPPYPPSYQIRELGKIPVIDLGTLDQIKAGNIHVVPGVERFTERGVRLTNGEDLAVEAVVVSTGYRPGLGALFPEALQEQILNEKGYPKALWFAKPDLQGLYFIGFSTPLTGILYNIGKESEKLIRQFRS
- a CDS encoding acyl-CoA thioesterase, coding for MFKRDPEKSYPTEVESRVIIRFQDCDPLQHLNNAKYFDYYFNAREDQVSKQYSFDYGQLFREFGTSWVVYQHQIAYIRPALVSEWIRIRSRIIFYNDDTIVTEFIMTDDTGTQLKNVLWTTSKYVSVANGRRIPHHPAVMEFLETICQRDVDFHNLDFNHRIKDIKQELAGKGND
- a CDS encoding BlaI/MecI/CopY family transcriptional regulator, with the translated sequence MTKPTESELEILQILWSRGPSTVRQVHDELARSKDSGYTTTLKLMQIMHEKGLLSREEESRSHVYAAAVAEEATRQTLLNRFVETTFRGSAAQLVMQALGNAKTSPEELDEIQRLIAELSKKQ